The region CGAACATCGGGAAGCGCCTCAGCGTGTCCTCTGGGACGGCAGACACATGTATGCCGCCCACAACGGTTACGACCTGTGGGTCAACCTCTTTGACCTGCGTCGCAGCCTTGTGCGCATTGTAGATATGGGACGTTATAGCCGTGAAACCAACAACCTTTGGCCTCAGCTTCGCGCAAAACCGCCGCAGCAGCCGATACGGCTCCTGGTGCAGGTTCATATCGAGTATCTCGGTCTTGATCCCCTGCTGTTCTAGATAGGCTGCGACCGTGGTCACAGATAGCGGAACCTCATAGCCATAGGGCAAGTTAAGCTGGTGCCCCTGGGGTATCACCGGATACACCAGCATAACATCAATCGGTCCGTCACAATCCTGTATCGGCAATCTCCACGCTCCTTTTGCAGTAAGTTATATAACAAATTGTCGGGATGCTGAATATAGACTATAAAGCTCCTTGAGGGCAAGGCTCAACTTGCCTATCCGACAAAAAACCACACTACGTTGAAAAGGTCTGTTCTCTCAAATCTGTCTGAGGACCTTGAAAGGCTCGTGCTTGACACGGAACCGGGCGCCAAACTATGCTCTTGGAGAAGTTCTGCAATTGGACATTGCCTACTTCTGCAAAGAGGCACGGTTCACGCATGAGGTATTGGAAATGGTCGATGACACTAAACGTGTTCTAGTTATTCACGGTCCGAACATGAACCTTCTTGGGACGCGAGAGCCCAAGATATACGGCAAGACATCGCTTCAGGAGGTTGATCGGCAGCTTGGGCTCTTAGCGCGTGAGTTGGGCCTTCAGGTGGAAACGTTCCAGTCCAATAGCGAGGGAACCATCATCGATAAAATACAATCGGCCGGGCCGGCTGGCTTTTCGGCCATCGTTATCAACCCAGCGGGTTACTCGAGCACCAGCGTCGCGATACGTGATGCAATCGCAAGCTCCTCGTTGCCAACTGTCGAGGTTCACGTCTCGAACGTCTTCAGGAGAGAGCTGTTCAGGCAGGATATGCTCACGGCTGGCGCGTGCCGGGGCGTGATATGCGGTATGGGAGTTGAATCGTATCATCTTGCCCTCAGGGCCGTGGCTCTGATACTCGACACGCACGGCTGAGACAACCGGTAGGGATACCGACCCAATGCCAACCGCCAAAAGGGCGCCCAAGTTCTCCGTCATCATACCCGTTTACAGCGGCGAGAATACGATCGCCTCGTGCCTCGAGGCGCTCGCGGCCCAAGACGTGCCAATGCAGGAGTTCGAGGTGATCGTGGTCGATGACGGCTCGACGGACAGCACGGCGCAGGTTGTGAAGCAGTTCGACGTCAAATACATCTATCAGGAGAACCGGGGCCCGGCAACGGCAAGGAATGTCGGGGTCAGGCACGCTCAGGGCAGCATAATCGTCTTCACGGACGCTGACTGCGTGCCGGAGCCCAACTGGTTGAGGGAGATGGTGATCCCGCTGGTGAACGAGTCGGATGTGGTGGGCGTGAAGGGCGCCTACCGCACGAGGCAGAAGCGGCTAGTGGCGAGATTCGCGCAGGCAGAG is a window of bacterium DNA encoding:
- the aroQ gene encoding type II 3-dehydroquinate dehydratase, which encodes MDIAYFCKEARFTHEVLEMVDDTKRVLVIHGPNMNLLGTREPKIYGKTSLQEVDRQLGLLARELGLQVETFQSNSEGTIIDKIQSAGPAGFSAIVINPAGYSSTSVAIRDAIASSSLPTVEVHVSNVFRRELFRQDMLTAGACRGVICGMGVESYHLALRAVALILDTHG